The Lynx canadensis isolate LIC74 chromosome A2, mLynCan4.pri.v2, whole genome shotgun sequence DNA segment CTGCCGGGCACAGCACTGGGAGCGCACGCGGGGCCCCTCTCCGCTCTCTGCCTCTCGTGGCTGCTGCGGGCCCCCCCGATTCTGTGCGTTTGTCAAATTTGTATCATGAGCCTAGGACGGACCGCGGTGGGTGAGGGTGCCCTGTGCCCTCCAGCGGGCCCGACTGATGAGTAAGTGGGGTTCTGGGCGGCTCAGGCGCATCAGAGAGGGTGAAAGCCCACAGCCATAAGATGATCCCAGCACTTTCCTGTccacggggaaggggcagggggctggTCCACCCCAGGACTCCAGAGGACGGTGTGTTCCGGGCACACGGTGGCACCTTTGATGCCTCTGAATCTCGTCGACAGGACCAGTGGTTTAGCTCCGATGTAACCCGAGGCGGTGCTGACCGACGGGGTCATGACGCGGGGTACGCACGAAACGCTAAGCGTCTTAGAAGCCGTGTTTCCAAAAAAATGCgcaaagaaacaggtgaaattcaCCGTAAAGATGCGTTCGCTTAACCTGAAACACGGAACGTGAGCACCTGAGCACGTGGTCAGCGTGGAGACGCTTCACGAGACCGCTCACGTTCACCCGTGGCACCTCGCACAGGGAGAAAAGGAGGCCAGTGGTGGCTTAAGCTCTGCAGACCCAGAGTCAGTAGGATCTGAGGGCGAGCGCGGCCGGCCGGTGGTGCGCGTCGCGTGGGCGGAGCTCCCGGACTTCGGATTCCGCACGCTGGGACCTGGGACGGACTCCTGCGGCTGAGGGATGGTGCTCTGCCCCGATTTCTGTCTCCCACAGTCGGAGCCCTGCCGAGGATGGACCCCGCCCCGGGCCTCGCGGAGCAGCGTGGGGACGAGGAGGCCGCGAGCCCCCAGCCAGCGCCTGCGCCGTGGCAAGCCCTCCCGGTCCTGTCCGAGCAGCAGTCCCAGGACGTGGAGCTGGTGCTGGCCTACGCCGCGCCCGTCCTCGACAAGCGTCAGACCTCGCGCCTCCTCAAGGAGGTGTCGGCCGTGCACCCGCTGCCCGCCCAGCCTCACCTCAAGAGGGTGCGGCCCAGCCGCGATGCCAGCCGCCCGCACGCACTGGAGATACTGCTGTGCCTGGCGGGGCCGGCCCCGGGTGCACGATCGCTGGCCGAGCTCCTCCCGCGGCCGGCCGTGGACCCTCGCGGCCTGGGGCAGCCCTTCCTGGTGCCCGTGCCCGCCCGGCCGCCCCTGACCAGAGGCCAGTTCGAGGAGGCGCGCGCCCACTGGCCCACGTCCTTCCACGAGGACAGGCAGGTGGCCCGTGCCCTGGCCGGACGGCTCTTCTCGGTGCAGGAGCAGGCGGCGATGCAGGGCCACATGGAGCGGGCCGTGTGGGCGGCGCAGCAGGCGGCCGCCAGGGGCCTGAGGGCCGTGGGGGCGGTGGTGGTGGACCCGTCCTCGGACCGCGTGCTGGCCACGGGCCATGACTGCAGCAGCGCGGCCAGCCCCCTGCTGCATGCCACCATGGTGTGCATCGACCTGGTGGCCCGGGGCCAGGGGCGCGGCGCCTACGACCTCCGCCCCTACCCTGCCTGCTCCTTCGCCCCGGCCGTCGTCGTCCCCCAGGGCGTCCGCGCGGGCTCTGTGCGCAAGCTGGAGGAGGACGGGGACGCGCACGGGGACAGCCTGCCCTACGTGTGCACCGGCTATGATCTCTACGTCACCCGCGAGCCCTGTGCCATGTGCGCCATGGCCCTGGTACACTCCCGCGTGCAGCGCGTCTTCTACGGGGCGCCGTCGCCCGACGGTGCGCTGGGCACCCGCTTCCGCATCCACGCCCGGCCGGACCTCAACCACCGCTTCCAAGTGTTCCGTGGTGTTCTGGAAGCCCAGTGCCGCCGGCTGCACCCCTTCGTGTAGGCGGCCGCGCCCGCCGGACCCCGGGCCCCGGGCCGGGCTGTCCCCTGGCATCTCAGCCTCCCGGCAGACTCCACCGGCGGGCCCCTGCGTCCCTCCTCGTCCCGGCCGTGATCCTGCCGGTCAGTTGTAGGGACGTTCGCGTCCCCCAGCCCGGAGCCAGACCGTGTGCTGTCTCCACCGGCGTGTGGGGACGCATCTGTGCCCAACCGAGCCCTTCCCTGGGCTTGAGCCTAGCGGGGGTCCGGCCCGGGCCGGGGAGCTGGGCACTCGGACTTCCTTCCTCCAGCTGCCCTTTGCCCCCAGCCCGAGGGTCCACTGGGACGGTGTCCCCTCTGTGTCAGGTGTCACAGAGCGGCTCTACGTGTGAAAATAAACACCCCCAAACCAGGTCGGTGTCTGTTGACAGAGGCATGGGGCCGTGGTGGCCGAGGGTACCTGGGTCGGAGTGACCGCTTCCTCCAGGGTGTGGGGTTTGTACAGGGGAAGGGGAGCTTCTGAGCCAAGTGGGGCAAGAGCGTGGCCCCGGGAGTGGGGCCTCTGCCTGTGTGCTACGTCTGGAAGGGCGTGGCCGGCCAGCGTGTGTTTACGCTAGGGTGTAGCCTGCCGGCCTGACTCACCCCACCGAAAGGCTCCTTCCCGTCAGCCCGTCTCCTGACCTTCACAGATGGCCAAAGGGGGTGAGCCGGGGGTCTGCCGCAGAGCAGGTAGTGCTAGGAGCGACGTGTGTCCCTTCAGCAGCCGTGCGTGATTGGATCACCAGGCCAGCTTCGCTCTGAGCCCGCCGTGGAGCCCGGGGTATTTGCTCCCAGCCCGTCCTAGCCcctggggccggggcagggggtcTGCCCTCGAGCTAGTACAGTGGATGGGCGGTGTGGGCGGGAGGGTCTCGGAGGCGTGGACCCTGGAGACTCCGCGTCACTGGAACCTTCTCACCTGGGCTGTGCGTGAGAAAGACGTCTGTGGGTTCCCGTCCCCCTGCCCGCCTCCAGGTACGGTTCCCTTGCCCACGCCGGGCTTACCTGTGCCATGAGGCCCTGGTGGGTGCTGGGCAAGGCCGCGCTGTGGCTCATTTCCTGGAGATGGCGGTGCCCACCCGCAAAGCCCTCGGGGACCGGCGTGTTCTcatcgggtgtgtgtgtgttagtggcAGCCTGGTACGTGGGGCCACTGTGTGACACCAGCTCACGTGGCTGCATGTAGAAGGGCCGCTGGGATGCCACGTGCTTGGCTCGGGTCGTGACGCGATCCTCAGCTCTGCAAGGCTTGCAGGGGTGACAACTGCAGGCCAGAGAGGTTGTGTGACCGCGTGTCACGTAGCAGTGAGCGCAAACCCAGTTCTCAGTGTCTCACAAGTTGGGCTTTGTGACCCTGAGGAGGTGCTCAGAGCCGGTCGTGGATAAAGCGaaagcctggggggtggggagggcatggGGTAGGTTGGGGGGGGGTCCCAGGAACATTTTGGCTCTGGCCGGTGTGTGACCTGGCAACAGGCTGACCCCTGTCCTGCCAGCTGCCGACGGGGCTCTGGAGGGAGGTGGTGCAGGGGACTGGCCTCTGGGACCAGACCATCCCTGGGGTGGCCTGGAGGTGGGGACTCCACCCGTGGGTgctgctggggacacagctggTGTGGGGGTTCCCCAGTGGCCTTGGGGACCCCCTGACTGTGGCTGTCTCCCCTCCAGGTGGCTGTAGGCTTCGGCCCCGCCAGTTGTCACAGCGGAAATGTCTGGTAAGTCTCACCCGGAGGCCCATCCAGCTTGTCTGTTCCTCTGGGAAGCGTCCCCTGGTGGCCGGACGGACCGTAATGCCCCCCACCATGGGGAGGGGCGCACACctcactcccctcctcccacGACGGGAGAGGCCCGTCTCCATAGGAGTAGCTGGCCCGGCCAGGCCTTCTGCCTTGGGCCCATTTGGTGGTTGACATCAGTGTAGGGGTGAGGTTCGTACATCAGGGTTCATCCCTACGTGTGTAAGATGACACCCTCACTCCCTCGTGGGTttgcctgcccccctcccgctcaggaggaggggtggggcacGTGAGGTGGGGCCCTGAAGCCACGGCCAGGCGCCACAGGGACACGCCTTCCACGCACGGTCACCCTGCCCCGGCATCTGCCCCCGCGCTCAGGTGTAGGGCGGCTGGGGCCCTAGGTGCCTGGGGTCAGctggtggtgctgctgctggGATTGGAACTCAGGCCCCCGAGTCCCAAATCTGCGCACAACGTTCCCCTGGGTTTTTCGTCTGCCAAGAAGACAGGGTTTCAAGGGGCGTGTGATTCGCCTGGTGgttttctgtctcccccctcgGCACAGGGTGTGCTGGCCGCCTGGCCGCTGGAGGCGTCGCCCCGTCCTTGCTGTGGGCAGCGGGGGGAGGGGTCACAcgtcaggggaggggagagcagcgGGGCAGGGGCCAGGTGAGGTCCTTGCTGGGGCCTTGGGCAGGAACCGCGAAGGGTTGTGACCTGTGACCGTGGCACGGAGGCTGTGCCGGGGAGGCCCTTCCCCGTGTCTCATCACACAGGCGCAGAGCCAGCAAGCTCGGGGTGGGGTCGAACCCCGCCGGGCTCAGGCTTGGCATGCTCCACGGCTTCCTGTGTCCCTTGGTAGATGCCTGGGGCTTCTGTGTGGCCAGTATGGTATGGTCTGCCTCTACCTGTCCTCCCCTCCGGCCCCTGGTCTCCCCGCTGCCTCTAGAGCACCTGGCACTCACCCTGGGGTCTTTGCATGGGCCAGAACCACCGGCCTCTCCTCTTCGCTTTCTGGAGTCTTGGTTCCAATTCTGCCTTTTCGAGTGAGGCCTACCCTGACCCCCTTCTTAAATCACAGCTAACCAGCACCCAGCACACATCCCTGGTGGCCTGCACGTGACATCTCCTATATGCCACAGTGTCGTCCATCCATTGCGATTACTGCCGGGCTCCCCCTGGCTAGGAGGGCAGCACCTCGAGGGCAGGGGTCCTCTCTGTTTTGTTCGTGGTCTGGCCCCCCGAGGTAGTTGGGAGTCGTGTCCTGCCACACAGTGGTATGATGTCAttgacaccttgacttcagacttctgggCTCCGGGACTAGAAGAGAGCAAATCCCTATAGCTGACACCTCCCGGTTTGTGGTCATTTCTTAGAGCTTCCCCAGGAAGCTCATACGTTCAGGATGCCAGAACCTTCCTTCGAGGCAGCTGTCACCAGCATTTGTGTTCTGTCGCTGAGTCTGCGTGTCTTCCGTGGCTGCTCTGAGGAATCACCACAACGTAGTGATTTAAACCACGATTATGGGCTCCGAAGTCCTAACACCCG contains these protein-coding regions:
- the ADAT3 gene encoding probable inactive tRNA-specific adenosine deaminase-like protein 3, whose product is MDPAPGLAEQRGDEEAASPQPAPAPWQALPVLSEQQSQDVELVLAYAAPVLDKRQTSRLLKEVSAVHPLPAQPHLKRVRPSRDASRPHALEILLCLAGPAPGARSLAELLPRPAVDPRGLGQPFLVPVPARPPLTRGQFEEARAHWPTSFHEDRQVARALAGRLFSVQEQAAMQGHMERAVWAAQQAAARGLRAVGAVVVDPSSDRVLATGHDCSSAASPLLHATMVCIDLVARGQGRGAYDLRPYPACSFAPAVVVPQGVRAGSVRKLEEDGDAHGDSLPYVCTGYDLYVTREPCAMCAMALVHSRVQRVFYGAPSPDGALGTRFRIHARPDLNHRFQVFRGVLEAQCRRLHPFV